One genomic region from Tripterygium wilfordii isolate XIE 37 chromosome 20, ASM1340144v1, whole genome shotgun sequence encodes:
- the LOC119987139 gene encoding mitochondrial import inner membrane translocase subunit TIM14-3-like, with the protein MESPMIIGGVVGAAALGTRFLIPRWQAFKAYLARPRARRFYPGGFEAVMTRREAAMILGVRESAVMEKIKEAHRRVMVANHPDAGGSHYLASKINEAKDIMLRKGKGGGSIF; encoded by the exons ATG GAGTCTCCAATGATAATAGGTGGTGTGGTGGGAGCTGCTGCCCTCGGCACACGATTCTTAATTCCCAGATGGCAGGCTTTCAAAGCTTACCTTGCAAGGCCCCGCGCTCGAAGATTTTATCCTGGTGGATTTGAGGCAGTTATGACTCGACGTGAAGCAGCAATGATTCTTGGTGTCAG AGAGAGTGCTGTTATGGAAAAGATCAAGGAGGCTCATCGGAGAGTGATGGTTGCAAATCACCCAGATGCTGGTGGAAGCCATTATCTCGCATCAAAGATTAATGAAGCCAAGGATATCATGCTACGGAAGGGTAAAGGGGGAGGCTCCATATTTTAG
- the LOC119987138 gene encoding probable cyclic nucleotide-gated ion channel 20, chloroplastic, with protein MASGDKDELPMLSDMHPRSNEENVDPRFQAFASRTRSASLSIPTSSESYKKETNLVGFTGPLRSERRTPQIQMSGPLQVSRVSRNLFQPGNGVMGHKLLEPKTEKFPSFRANDQNDWMDEKQGGKNEHLMRSGQLGMCNDPYCTTCPTYYTKAARQKYSKASGLFDPKFHNVLYGDAKGWARKFISFVGSFIPGVMNPHSKFVQQWNKFFVISCLVAIFIDPLFFLLLSTNQDNKCIVINWPMTTTIVAFRSMTDFIYLLNMLLQFRLAYVNPESRVVGAGELVDHPKKIARNYLLGFFALDLFVVLPLPQIMVLWVLPNIVGESGANYAKNLLRAAVLLQYIPRLYRFLPLLVGHSSSGFVFETAWANFIINLLTFVLSGHVIGACWYLLGLQRVNQCLRNACHDSDMHPHCIKFIDCGHGTDFTEFISDSTWPNWTQNENASACFTVDSKRFDYGIYKQAVSLTTKDSVITRYVYSLFWGFQQISTLAGNQTPSYFVPEVLFTMAIIGLGLLLFAFLIGNMQNFLQSLGRRRLEMSLRRRDVEQWMRHRRLPLQLRRQVFEAERYNWAATRGVNEEMLLENLPEDLQKDIRRHLFKFVKKIRIFEVMDEPILDAICERLKQKLYIKGSQILYQGGLIEKMVFIVRGKLESIGEDGIKAPLMEGDVCGEELLSWCLEHSSVNRDPKKIRIPGQRLLSSRRVICLTNVEAFSLRAADIEEVTSLYARFLRNSRVQGAIRYISPYWRCLAATRIQVSWRYRKKRLSRADTAQSKSSTN; from the exons ATGGCAAGTGGTGACAAAGATGAATTACCAATGCTCTCAGACATGCATCCGCGATCCAATGAGGAGAATGTTGATCCCAGATTTCAGGCATTTGCTTCCCGAACTCGGAGCGCCTCACTTTCCATTCCAACAAGTTCCGAGTCCTACAAAAAGGAAACTAATCTTGTAGGTTTTACTGGTCCATTGCGTAGTGAAAGAAGAACTCCACAAATACAAATGAGTGGACCATTACAAGTTAGCCGTGTATCTCGAAATCTGTTTCAGCCTGGTAATGGTGTAATGGGTCATAAATTGCTGGAACCTAAGACAGAGAAGTTTCCTTCATTTAGAGCAAACGATCAGAATGACTGGATGGATGAGAAACAAGGTGGCAAAAATGAACACTTAATGAGGTCTGGGCAGCTGGGCATGTGCAATGATCCTTACTGCACAACTTGCCCAACCTATTACACCAAGGCAGCACGACAAAAATACTCAAAAGCTTCGGGCTTATTTGATCCCAAG TTCCACAATGTTCTTTATGGGGATGCTAAGGGCTGGGCAAGGAAATTCATTTCGTTCGTGGGTTCATTTATTCCCGGAGTCATGAATCCTCATTCTAAGTTTGTTCAACAGTGGAACAAATTTTTTGTTATCTCTTGTTTGGTGGCAATTTTTATAGACCCGTTGTTTTTCTTATTGCTGTCTACAAACCAG GATAATAAGTGCATAGTTATTAACTGGCCCATGACTACAACAATTGTGGCTTTCAGAAGCATGACCGATTTCATATACTTGCTGAACATGCTTCTACAG TTTAGATTGGCTTATGTAAATCCAGAGTCTAGAGTGGTCGGTGCAGGGGAGTTGGTTGATCATCCAAAGAAAATTGCTCGCAATTACCTTTTGGGATTCTTTGCTCTTGATTTATTTGTTGTACTACCACTTCCTCAA ATTATGGTATTATGGGTGTTACCAAATATCGTGGGAGAATCAGGAGCAAATTATGCAAAAAATCTATTGCGTGCAGCAGTTCTTCTTCAGTATATTCCCAGACTGTATAGATTTCTTCCTCTACTTGTGGGGCATTCTTCAAGTGGCTTTGTATTTGAGACAGCATGGGCAAATTTTATTATAAATCTTCTCACATTTGTGTTGTCTGGCCATGTAATTGGAGCATGCTGGTACCTTTTGGGTTTACAG AGGGTTAACCAATGTCTTCGAAATGCATGCCATGACTCTGATATGCATCCTCACTGTATCAAATTTATAGACTGTGGCCATGGGACCGATTTTACAGAATTTATATCTGATAGCACATGGCCTAACTGGACTCAAAATGAGAATGCTAGCGCTTGTTTCACGGTTGATTCTAAACGGTTTGACTATGGGATCTATAAGCAAGCTGTCAGCCTTACCACAAAAGACAGTGTCATCACCAGATATGTATATTCATTGTTTTGGGGATTCCAG CAAATCAGTACTCTGGCTGGAAATCAAACTCCGAGCTATTTTGTCCCAGAAGTCCTTTTTACCATGGCCATTATTGGACTGGGCCTCCTTCTCTTCGCTTTTCTTATAGGAAATATGCAGAACTTTCTACAGTCTCTTGGACGGAG GCGGCTAGAAATGTCACTTAGACGTCGTGATGTTGAGCAATGGATGAGGCATCGGCGATTACCACTACAATTAAGAAG GCAAGTATTTGAAGCCGAAAGGTATAATTGGGCAGCTACAAGAGGAGTAAATGAAGAAATGCTACTGGAGAATCTGCCTGAGGACCTTCAGAAAGACATAAGACGGCATCTATTCAAATTCGTTAAGAAA ATACGAATTTTCGAGGTGATGGATGAACCCATCTTGGACGCGATATGTGAGAGGTTAAAGCAAAAGCTATACATCAAAGGAAGCCAAATTTTATATCAAGGGGGTCTGATTGAGAAGATGGTTTTCATCGTACGTGGAAAACTGGAAAGCATTGGAGAAGATGGAATCAAAGCTCCCTTAATGGAAGGTGATGTTTGTGGAGAGGAACTCCTCTCATGGTGTCTTGAACATTCTTCGGTGAACAGAG ATCCCAAAAAAATAAGGATACCCGGACAGCGATTGCTTAGCAGCAGAAGAGTAATATGCTTGACAAATGTGGAAGCATTTTCACTTCGAGCTGCAGATATTGAAGAAGTCACCAGTCTTTACGCAAGATTCTTGCGAAATTCACGCGTCCAAGGAGCTATAAG GTACATATCACCCTACTGGAGATGCCTTGCCGCTACCCGGATTCAGGTGTCATGGAGATACAGAAAGAAACGGTTGAGCCGTGCTGACACCGCCCAATCAAAATCTTCTACAAATTAA